Proteins found in one Aneurinibacillus uraniidurans genomic segment:
- the priA gene encoding primosomal protein N', with translation MYARVIVDVPVVDTDRPFDYAVPAALLPFVQVGSRVSVPFGPRKLQGFVIELVEQTEVERVKPLLDVMDIEPPLTEEMVELAQKMSARYMCTQYAALQSMIPAALRSSYEKQVSLTVSGMEFESVLMDEQAFYQYIKNRQPIAWDVLSKQFPMAASWLTDGIKAGRIMVEQIVGDRVTKKTVTVIEPAVSVEQLTAAQAELPKSAARQKEVLSHFIHHYAAIDQPQLLALLRVSNQTVKALVDKGLLRREEVENYRDPFAGRTFSPVEKHSFTKQQQTVIDGISVGMNPPQYYPCLIHGVTGSGKTEVYLEIMERTIEQGREAILLVPEISLTPQMVNRFKGRFGDQVAVMHSRLSQGERYDEWRKIRRGQVKVAIGARSAIFAPFRNLGLIILDEEHEGSYKQEETPRYHARTIAQYRGLYHQAVVLFGSATPSMESYHEAQRGRIHLFTMDERVNNRPMPVVNIVDMRDELREGNRTMFSKVLMEAIEDRLAKQEQMVMFLNRRGFSTFVMCRSCGYVAGCPHCDISLTYHRSNRTLRCHYCGYTEGEPTLCPECGSEHIRFFGTGTQKVEEELSRHFPGIRVIRMDVDTTGRKGAHEKLLQDFREGKGDVLLGTQMIAKGLDFPNVTLVGVLAADSTLNLPDFRAAERTFQLITQVGGRAGRHEKQGEVILQTYNTEHYSIQLASQHDYRTFFVEEIKQRYEKNYPPYCRLILFTFTHENVPLIMKKAEQFAGQLRQVIPPGAFLLGPVASPIARIKDRYRFQCMVKYKNDPRVLPGIYRLVRAFDDERKKTGIMLTVDVDPQLMM, from the coding sequence ATGTACGCCCGCGTGATTGTCGATGTGCCGGTCGTAGATACAGACCGCCCGTTCGACTATGCCGTTCCAGCGGCTCTTCTGCCATTTGTGCAAGTAGGCAGCCGTGTTTCTGTTCCGTTCGGCCCACGCAAGCTACAAGGTTTTGTTATTGAACTTGTGGAGCAAACAGAAGTCGAGCGGGTAAAACCATTGCTTGACGTAATGGATATCGAGCCGCCATTAACAGAAGAAATGGTCGAGCTGGCTCAGAAGATGAGTGCACGTTATATGTGTACGCAATATGCAGCGCTTCAATCGATGATTCCGGCTGCGCTCCGTTCTAGCTATGAGAAGCAAGTATCGCTTACAGTATCAGGGATGGAATTCGAGTCGGTGTTAATGGATGAGCAAGCCTTTTATCAATATATAAAAAATCGTCAGCCCATTGCGTGGGATGTATTGAGTAAGCAGTTTCCAATGGCTGCTTCCTGGCTTACAGATGGCATAAAAGCAGGTCGCATTATGGTGGAGCAAATCGTGGGTGACCGCGTGACGAAAAAGACGGTCACTGTAATCGAACCGGCTGTTTCAGTTGAGCAGCTTACAGCCGCTCAGGCAGAGTTGCCGAAATCGGCAGCTCGGCAAAAGGAAGTGCTGTCACATTTTATCCATCATTATGCAGCGATTGATCAACCCCAGCTGTTGGCGCTGTTGCGCGTATCGAACCAGACGGTGAAGGCGCTTGTAGACAAAGGGCTTTTGCGCCGGGAAGAAGTGGAGAACTATCGAGATCCGTTCGCTGGACGCACATTTTCTCCGGTTGAAAAACATTCGTTTACCAAACAACAGCAGACTGTGATTGACGGAATTAGCGTAGGTATGAATCCGCCTCAATATTATCCCTGCCTGATTCACGGGGTTACGGGAAGCGGCAAGACGGAAGTGTATCTTGAAATCATGGAGCGAACGATTGAGCAGGGGCGGGAGGCGATATTGCTTGTTCCAGAAATTTCGCTGACACCGCAGATGGTGAACCGTTTTAAAGGGCGATTCGGAGATCAGGTAGCCGTGATGCACAGCCGTCTTTCGCAGGGTGAGCGGTATGACGAATGGCGCAAAATTCGGCGTGGTCAGGTGAAAGTAGCGATTGGAGCACGTTCCGCGATTTTTGCTCCGTTCCGCAATCTAGGATTAATCATTCTGGATGAAGAGCATGAAGGGTCGTATAAACAGGAAGAAACGCCGCGTTATCATGCGCGGACGATCGCGCAGTATCGTGGGTTGTATCATCAGGCGGTCGTATTATTCGGCAGTGCAACTCCGTCGATGGAGTCATATCATGAAGCACAGCGGGGGCGAATTCATCTGTTTACGATGGACGAGCGAGTGAATAACCGACCGATGCCTGTAGTTAATATTGTCGATATGCGGGATGAGCTGCGGGAAGGCAATCGAACGATGTTTAGCAAGGTGCTTATGGAGGCGATTGAGGACAGACTGGCAAAACAGGAGCAGATGGTAATGTTCCTGAATCGGCGCGGTTTTTCCACGTTCGTGATGTGCCGTTCGTGCGGGTATGTGGCGGGCTGTCCGCATTGTGATATCTCGCTTACGTATCATCGGAGTAATCGGACGCTGCGCTGCCATTACTGCGGTTATACAGAGGGTGAGCCTACGCTTTGTCCGGAATGTGGCAGCGAGCATATTCGTTTTTTTGGTACGGGGACGCAAAAGGTAGAAGAAGAATTATCCCGCCATTTTCCCGGTATTCGAGTCATTCGGATGGATGTAGATACGACCGGACGCAAAGGTGCGCATGAGAAGCTGCTGCAAGATTTTCGTGAAGGTAAAGGTGATGTATTGCTCGGTACACAGATGATTGCCAAAGGGCTTGATTTCCCGAATGTCACGCTTGTCGGTGTGCTAGCGGCGGATAGTACGCTTAATTTGCCGGATTTTCGGGCGGCAGAGCGAACGTTTCAGTTGATTACACAGGTAGGCGGACGTGCCGGACGGCATGAGAAGCAAGGGGAAGTCATTTTGCAGACGTACAATACCGAGCATTATAGTATTCAGCTCGCGAGTCAGCATGATTACCGCACGTTTTTTGTCGAAGAGATCAAGCAGCGTTATGAAAAGAATTATCCGCCGTATTGTCGGTTGATTTTGTTTACTTTCACACATGAGAACGTGCCGCTTATTATGAAGAAGGCGGAGCAGTTCGCAGGTCAGCTCCGACAGGTGATCCCGCCCGGTGCCTTTCTTTTAGGGCCTGTCGCTTCTCCGATCGCCCGCATAAAAGATAGATATCGATTTCAATGCATGGTAAAATATAAAAACGATCCGCGTGTATTGCCCGGAATTTACCGTTTGGTGCGGGCATTTGATGACGAGCGGAAAAAAACAGGCATTATGCTGACGGTCGATGTAGATCCACAGCTGATGATGTAA
- the def gene encoding peptide deformylase produces the protein MSIRMIVKHPNPVLREKCKEVTKINSNLHKLLDDMADTMYEAEGVGLAAPQVGITKRVVVIDVGDGIIEMINPEILEMKGEQFGPEGCLSIPGLLGDVRRGQWVKAKALDRDGNEFIIEGEELLARAIQHEIDHLNGVLFIDLAEKTYSGRE, from the coding sequence ATGAGCATCCGCATGATTGTAAAGCATCCAAACCCGGTTCTTCGGGAAAAATGTAAAGAAGTTACAAAAATTAATTCCAATCTTCATAAATTGCTTGATGATATGGCAGATACAATGTATGAGGCAGAAGGCGTTGGGTTAGCAGCTCCGCAAGTAGGCATTACGAAGCGTGTTGTCGTCATTGACGTGGGAGATGGCATCATTGAGATGATCAACCCGGAAATTTTGGAGATGAAGGGCGAGCAGTTCGGACCAGAAGGCTGCCTTAGCATCCCGGGACTGCTTGGCGATGTGCGTCGTGGCCAGTGGGTGAAGGCTAAAGCACTTGACCGTGATGGCAACGAGTTCATTATTGAAGGGGAAGAACTGTTAGCCCGTGCGATTCAGCACGAGATCGATCATTTGAATGGCGTATTATTTATCGACCTGGCGGAGAAAACATATTCAGGGCGCGAATAA
- the fmt gene encoding methionyl-tRNA formyltransferase gives MGTPDFAVPCLQKLVQNGYEVVAVVTQPDRPKGRKKQLAAPPVKEAAIELELPVLQPEKLKVSGVADILAYEPDLIVTAAFGQILPKELLDYPKHGCINVHASLLPNYRGGAPIHKSIIDGQPETGVTIMYMVEKLDAGDMLSQVRVPITDEDNVGTMHDKLSAAGSDLLLDTIPKLLGGEITPEPQDESNVTFAWNITREDEKLNWSKSARELFNQVRGLNPWPVAYTTVNGQVMKVWNSQVLTESGAEQTQGTVLSVSAVGIDVQTGGGVLRLTEIQPAGKKAMKVSDYVRGSAVVEVGMTFGMENTHE, from the coding sequence ATGGGAACACCGGATTTTGCTGTACCTTGCTTGCAGAAGCTTGTACAGAACGGGTATGAAGTGGTGGCAGTTGTGACACAACCGGACCGCCCGAAAGGTCGTAAGAAACAGCTTGCTGCTCCGCCTGTGAAGGAAGCAGCCATTGAGCTTGAATTGCCGGTGTTACAGCCGGAAAAACTAAAAGTATCAGGTGTCGCAGACATTCTGGCATACGAGCCTGATTTAATTGTAACGGCTGCTTTCGGACAGATTTTGCCGAAAGAGCTGCTTGATTATCCGAAACACGGTTGTATTAATGTACATGCCTCCTTGCTGCCGAATTATCGGGGAGGTGCGCCGATTCATAAGTCTATTATCGATGGACAGCCAGAAACCGGCGTGACGATTATGTACATGGTTGAGAAACTGGATGCAGGCGACATGTTATCACAAGTGCGTGTACCGATTACAGACGAGGATAACGTTGGTACGATGCACGACAAGCTGAGTGCGGCTGGTTCTGACTTGCTGCTCGATACGATTCCTAAGCTACTTGGTGGGGAAATTACACCAGAGCCGCAGGATGAGTCGAACGTAACATTTGCTTGGAATATTACACGTGAAGATGAGAAACTGAACTGGTCCAAGTCGGCCCGTGAGTTGTTCAATCAGGTGCGTGGCCTGAATCCGTGGCCGGTTGCTTATACTACAGTAAATGGCCAGGTGATGAAAGTATGGAACAGTCAGGTGCTTACCGAAAGTGGTGCAGAGCAGACACAAGGTACTGTGTTGTCCGTATCAGCAGTTGGCATCGACGTGCAGACCGGCGGGGGTGTACTTCGTTTAACTGAAATACAACCTGCTGGTAAAAAAGCGATGAAAGTATCCGACTATGTACGTGGCAGTGCGGTGGTCGAAGTCGGAATGACATTTGGAATGGAGAACACACATGAGTAA
- the rsmB gene encoding 16S rRNA (cytosine(967)-C(5))-methyltransferase RsmB codes for MSKRKLPALRSARELAVRVLTDVEQRQAYSNLELKHALAEAAFAPRDVALATELVYGTLGRLYTLDWMLGRFVSKPLHKLDGWVRNLLRMSFYQLSYLDRIPDRAVVHEAVEIAKHFGHAGIAGMVNGVLRSRLREPGKVEIPADLPPVERISLQYSHPKWMVREWIKQYGEAETEAMCAANNEPPALSLRANALRTTRDELIAQIGKQTPDAELTPSEVAPEGVVAHELGNIAELPAYASGSCTVQDESSMLVARAVAPASGMQVLDMCAAPGGKTTHIAELMENRGEITALDIHDHKIKLIEANAFRLGISIIKGQAGDARDAAKLLAGQTFDRILVDAPCTGLGVIRRKPDIKWQKKPGDAEAISSIQYEILQTAAELAGPDTKIVYSTCTVEPEENEHVLRRFLADHPEWELDETLADDMPEAVRHKYPTLVEGYMQMLPHHFHTDGFFISRLRKINARKEA; via the coding sequence ATGAGTAAGCGCAAACTTCCTGCTCTTCGCAGTGCTCGCGAACTTGCTGTGCGCGTGTTAACGGATGTCGAACAAAGGCAGGCATACAGCAATCTTGAACTAAAGCATGCGCTAGCCGAAGCTGCATTCGCTCCACGCGATGTGGCACTTGCGACGGAACTTGTGTATGGGACGCTTGGTCGCCTTTATACACTGGATTGGATGCTTGGTCGATTCGTGTCCAAGCCGCTGCATAAGCTGGACGGATGGGTGCGCAATCTACTGCGGATGAGCTTCTATCAGCTTTCGTATTTGGATCGTATTCCAGATCGTGCGGTTGTACATGAAGCAGTGGAGATTGCGAAGCACTTTGGACATGCAGGCATTGCCGGAATGGTAAACGGTGTGCTGCGCAGCCGCCTGCGTGAGCCGGGAAAAGTAGAGATTCCGGCCGATCTGCCGCCAGTAGAACGAATTTCCCTTCAGTATTCACATCCGAAGTGGATGGTACGGGAATGGATCAAACAATACGGAGAAGCAGAAACAGAAGCGATGTGTGCAGCGAACAATGAGCCGCCGGCCCTAAGCCTGCGAGCGAACGCACTTCGTACCACACGCGATGAGCTGATCGCCCAGATTGGTAAACAGACACCGGACGCAGAACTGACTCCGTCTGAGGTTGCACCAGAAGGCGTAGTGGCTCATGAACTTGGTAACATTGCTGAGCTTCCCGCGTATGCAAGCGGGTCCTGCACTGTGCAGGATGAAAGTTCGATGCTTGTCGCTCGTGCTGTGGCACCTGCATCCGGCATGCAGGTGCTTGATATGTGTGCGGCTCCTGGTGGTAAGACAACGCATATCGCTGAGTTAATGGAGAACAGAGGCGAAATTACTGCCCTGGATATACATGATCATAAAATTAAGCTAATCGAAGCGAACGCTTTTCGTCTTGGCATCTCGATTATTAAAGGCCAGGCAGGTGACGCACGTGATGCGGCGAAGCTGCTGGCCGGGCAGACATTTGACCGTATTTTAGTAGATGCACCGTGCACCGGGCTCGGTGTCATTCGTCGCAAGCCAGATATTAAGTGGCAAAAAAAGCCGGGAGATGCAGAAGCAATCAGCAGCATTCAGTATGAGATTTTGCAGACAGCGGCCGAACTCGCGGGCCCTGACACGAAAATCGTATACAGCACATGCACGGTTGAGCCAGAAGAGAATGAACACGTACTTCGCCGCTTCTTGGCCGATCACCCAGAGTGGGAGCTGGATGAAACATTAGCCGATGATATGCCAGAGGCAGTGCGTCATAAATATCCGACGCTTGTCGAAGGATATATGCAGATGCTCCCTCATCATTTTCACACCGATGGCTTTTTTATTTCGCGTCTGCGGAAGATAAATGCACGGAAGGAAGCATAA
- the rlmN gene encoding 23S rRNA (adenine(2503)-C(2))-methyltransferase RlmN, with translation MKPLLYSLTLPMLKEWMEKNGEKAFRAGQVFDWLYVKRVDSFDEMSNLSKGLREKLAASFSMDVLKEITHQESADGTIKFLFSLHDGHAIETVIMRHEYGNSVCVTTQVGCRIGCTFCASTLGGLKRNLEAGEIVMQVLAAQKALDAEQQRASHVVVMGIGEPFENYDALLAFLRIINEEKGLNIGQRHITVSTSGIVPNIYRFADEKLQINLAISLHAPNTEIRTRLMPVNRRYPMDELMDACRYYINTTGRRLTFEYGLFGSVNDRPEHAEELAALLKGMMCHVNLIPVNYVPERNYVRTSRNDIFNFKRILDAKGINVTIRREHGSDIAAACGQLRAQHAKQTQG, from the coding sequence ATGAAACCTTTATTGTATAGCCTTACCCTCCCGATGCTTAAAGAGTGGATGGAGAAAAACGGCGAGAAAGCATTCCGTGCCGGACAAGTATTTGACTGGCTGTATGTAAAACGTGTGGACTCATTCGATGAGATGAGCAATCTGTCAAAAGGATTGCGTGAGAAGCTTGCTGCTTCCTTCTCCATGGATGTATTAAAAGAAATTACACATCAAGAGTCAGCAGATGGTACGATTAAGTTTTTGTTCTCTCTGCATGACGGACATGCGATTGAAACGGTCATTATGCGGCATGAGTACGGCAACAGTGTCTGCGTGACAACGCAGGTAGGCTGCCGGATTGGCTGTACATTTTGTGCTTCAACGCTTGGTGGCTTAAAGCGTAATCTGGAAGCAGGCGAGATTGTCATGCAGGTGCTTGCCGCACAGAAAGCACTGGATGCCGAGCAGCAGCGCGCTAGCCACGTCGTTGTCATGGGTATTGGTGAGCCGTTTGAGAACTATGACGCATTGCTTGCCTTCCTGCGCATTATTAATGAAGAAAAAGGGCTGAACATTGGACAGCGCCACATTACAGTGTCGACAAGCGGAATTGTGCCAAACATTTACCGCTTTGCAGATGAAAAGCTCCAGATTAACCTGGCGATCTCGCTGCATGCCCCGAATACGGAAATTCGTACTCGACTGATGCCAGTTAATCGCCGTTATCCAATGGATGAATTGATGGATGCCTGCCGCTATTACATCAATACGACCGGACGTCGCCTGACATTTGAATACGGCTTGTTCGGCAGTGTCAATGACCGACCTGAGCATGCGGAAGAACTGGCGGCTCTCCTTAAGGGCATGATGTGCCATGTGAATCTGATTCCGGTTAATTATGTGCCAGAACGCAATTACGTGCGCACTTCGCGCAATGATATTTTTAATTTTAAGCGGATTCTTGACGCAAAAGGCATCAATGTGACAATCCGCCGGGAACACGGCAGTGATATTGCTGCGGCGTGCGGCCAGCTGCGAGCGCAGCACGCGAAGCAGACACAGGGGTGA
- a CDS encoding Stp1/IreP family PP2C-type Ser/Thr phosphatase, with protein MQSAIQTHIGCVRQTNEDSGRIQNYDDGWTLAIVADGMGGHQAGDVASQMAVESICEHMQFMHSEMTPDERQRTLNEAIQAANQKILAYAAEHPECRGMGTTIVAALMNSQLGVLAHIGDSRIYRYSGGVLQQITSDHTLVNELLRNHQITQAEAANHPRRNILTRALGTDQTVKADFSILHWDEEDMLLLCSDGLSGKVSGEIIADILEGGSLKQMAETLIAHALEAGGEDNITVILLRNQTEGVE; from the coding sequence ATGCAGTCAGCCATACAGACGCATATTGGTTGTGTACGGCAGACAAATGAAGATTCTGGCCGCATTCAGAACTATGATGACGGTTGGACGCTTGCGATTGTAGCAGATGGAATGGGCGGTCATCAGGCGGGAGATGTGGCGAGTCAGATGGCTGTGGAGAGCATCTGTGAGCATATGCAGTTCATGCATAGTGAGATGACACCGGATGAGCGGCAGCGCACGTTGAATGAGGCGATTCAAGCGGCCAATCAAAAAATCCTCGCGTATGCTGCAGAGCATCCAGAATGTCGAGGGATGGGCACAACGATTGTAGCGGCGTTGATGAATTCGCAGCTTGGTGTGCTTGCCCATATTGGGGACAGTCGGATTTATCGGTATAGCGGCGGTGTGCTGCAGCAAATTACGAGCGACCATACACTGGTAAATGAATTGCTTCGTAATCATCAAATTACACAGGCTGAGGCGGCTAATCACCCGCGCCGCAATATTTTGACGCGAGCACTTGGGACCGATCAGACGGTTAAGGCTGACTTCAGCATCTTGCACTGGGATGAGGAAGACATGCTTTTGCTCTGCTCGGACGGGCTTTCTGGCAAGGTGAGCGGTGAGATCATTGCCGATATATTAGAAGGAGGCTCCCTCAAGCAAATGGCAGAGACATTAATTGCCCACGCGCTCGAAGCAGGAGGGGAAGACAACATTACAGTCATCCTGTTGCGTAATCAGACAGAGGGTGTGGAATGA
- the pknB gene encoding Stk1 family PASTA domain-containing Ser/Thr kinase, translating to MEGQKIGGRYDIEKKIGEGGMAVVYRARDTLLNRTVALKVLRSQFGNDDDFIARFHREAQAAASLSHPHVVNIYDIGQEGDMYYIVMEYVEGMTLKQYINEHAPLDVKQAVNIAIQICDALDHAHQNELIHRDIKPHNILINRYGRIKVTDFGIARAVSSVTITHTGSVLGSVHYFSPEQAKGIMAGAKSDLYSLGVVLYEMLTGKLPFSGDSPISVALKHLQEPYVPPRKLRPDLPQSVENIIIRSLAKDPMYRFESANEMLEELRTCLLPERRNEPVYLLPEKYAVEEDPEITRIIPAIKPEMMRKKSWDEPEEARPVKEWRRTSSSTESAAVKQNTVHELEEEEEESTGRSWKRVLAWGFGIVLFLTLAAAGSFYGFTLLNVPDVTTPAVEKLSLQEARQKLEAVGLKPVIQQQFDPTVEADHVIKQTPSANMSVKKDSEVQLIVSQGKSKAGLPNFVGKNIDDLTDQLRGYKNVRTEEETSDSQPAGTVLSQTPEAGAQVVADETEIVLTVSKGGGKIVMPNLVGLTEEEMKAKMNRLGLRIQLETKSSYRPQGEVVEQSYRADTELKKGTWVRVTVSSGLPDEARRARIPVDVYLNAGETSTVEIRVTDASGKNRTAEKTQISQSVKFTVPIVVTPSQDAVIQVFRDGEQIDEKHVGYNDAQ from the coding sequence ATGGAAGGACAAAAAATCGGCGGTCGCTATGATATAGAGAAGAAAATAGGCGAAGGCGGAATGGCGGTTGTATACCGCGCCCGTGATACATTGCTGAACCGGACAGTAGCACTTAAAGTGCTGCGCTCCCAGTTTGGTAATGACGATGATTTTATTGCCCGTTTCCACCGGGAGGCACAGGCAGCAGCCAGCCTTTCTCATCCGCATGTTGTGAATATTTATGACATCGGTCAGGAAGGTGATATGTATTATATCGTCATGGAGTATGTAGAAGGCATGACGCTAAAGCAGTACATTAACGAACACGCGCCGCTTGATGTCAAGCAAGCGGTGAATATTGCGATTCAAATTTGTGATGCGCTTGATCATGCGCACCAGAATGAGCTCATTCACCGTGATATTAAGCCGCATAATATTTTAATTAACCGATATGGGCGAATTAAAGTAACAGATTTCGGGATTGCTCGTGCTGTATCATCGGTTACGATCACACATACGGGCTCGGTACTTGGCTCGGTGCATTACTTCTCACCGGAACAGGCGAAAGGGATTATGGCAGGAGCGAAGTCTGATCTGTATTCATTAGGCGTTGTATTGTACGAGATGCTGACCGGCAAATTGCCATTCTCAGGCGATTCTCCGATTAGCGTGGCGCTAAAGCATCTGCAGGAGCCGTATGTGCCGCCGCGTAAGCTGCGTCCGGACTTGCCGCAGAGCGTAGAGAATATCATCATTCGCTCGCTGGCAAAAGACCCGATGTACCGGTTTGAATCGGCGAACGAGATGCTTGAAGAATTACGGACATGTCTTTTGCCGGAACGGCGCAATGAGCCGGTGTATTTACTGCCGGAGAAGTATGCGGTAGAAGAGGATCCTGAGATTACTCGAATTATTCCGGCTATCAAGCCGGAGATGATGCGCAAGAAATCATGGGATGAACCGGAAGAGGCACGTCCTGTCAAAGAATGGCGCCGGACTTCTTCCTCTACGGAATCAGCTGCGGTAAAACAAAATACCGTACATGAATTGGAAGAAGAAGAGGAAGAATCTACAGGACGCTCCTGGAAGCGGGTGCTTGCCTGGGGATTCGGGATTGTGCTGTTCCTCACGCTTGCAGCTGCTGGAAGCTTCTACGGATTTACGTTGCTGAACGTTCCAGATGTGACAACACCAGCGGTTGAGAAGCTATCGCTTCAAGAGGCACGTCAGAAGCTTGAGGCAGTAGGCTTAAAGCCGGTCATTCAGCAGCAATTTGATCCAACTGTGGAAGCAGACCATGTCATTAAACAGACGCCGTCTGCTAATATGTCGGTGAAGAAAGACTCGGAAGTTCAGTTGATCGTAAGCCAGGGAAAATCAAAGGCAGGTCTGCCGAATTTTGTTGGCAAAAATATTGATGATCTAACTGATCAGCTGCGCGGCTACAAGAATGTGCGGACGGAAGAAGAAACAAGTGATAGTCAGCCAGCCGGTACCGTACTGAGCCAGACACCGGAAGCAGGTGCCCAGGTGGTTGCAGATGAAACGGAGATTGTTCTTACGGTTAGCAAAGGGGGAGGCAAAATCGTTATGCCAAACCTGGTTGGGCTAACAGAAGAAGAGATGAAGGCGAAGATGAACCGATTGGGTCTGAGAATCCAGCTGGAGACAAAAAGCAGCTATCGACCGCAGGGTGAGGTTGTTGAGCAATCATACCGGGCTGATACGGAGTTGAAAAAAGGAACGTGGGTGCGTGTAACCGTAAGCTCAGGTCTGCCGGATGAAGCACGTCGGGCTCGCATACCAGTAGATGTGTACTTGAATGCAGGTGAGACTTCAACGGTCGAGATTCGTGTAACGGATGCATCCGGTAAAAACAGGACGGCAGAGAAGACGCAAATCAGCCAAAGTGTGAAGTTTACAGTTCCAATTGTCGTCACGCCATCACAAGACGCGGTCATTCAAGTGTTCCGCGACGGTGAACAGATTGACGAGAAGCATGTCGGATATAATGATGCACAGTAG
- the rsgA gene encoding ribosome small subunit-dependent GTPase A, whose translation MPQGRIVKALAGYYYVQDGDAYWQCRARGVFRKRGITPLVGDEVMYEVSGSEGTVTEILPRTSELVRPPIANIDQAILVFSLAEPAFNPQLLDKFLVHTEAAGVEAVICLTKADLLDDGDKLAEIRRRCEQMGYPVVVTSSKGQSGLAEIRAHLAGKLSVFAGQSGVGKSSLLNALFSELQLETAPISHKLGRGKHTTRHVELIYLPEGGWVADTPGFSSLDFHSVGDITELGLYFREMRERLGECKFRGCLHVNEPNCAVRQAVDVGEIQASRYEHYLQFLQEIKERKPRY comes from the coding sequence ATGCCGCAGGGCCGTATCGTAAAAGCGCTCGCCGGCTATTATTACGTGCAGGATGGCGATGCCTACTGGCAATGCCGAGCACGTGGCGTATTCCGCAAGCGGGGGATAACCCCGCTTGTCGGAGATGAAGTGATGTATGAAGTAAGCGGGTCAGAAGGAACGGTTACAGAGATTTTGCCGCGCACAAGCGAGTTAGTTCGTCCGCCGATTGCTAATATTGATCAGGCGATTCTTGTTTTCTCACTGGCAGAGCCTGCGTTTAATCCGCAGCTTCTCGATAAATTTCTTGTTCATACAGAAGCAGCCGGGGTAGAGGCGGTCATATGTCTAACTAAGGCGGACTTATTAGACGATGGCGATAAGCTTGCAGAGATTCGTCGTCGCTGTGAGCAGATGGGCTATCCGGTCGTGGTGACAAGCTCTAAAGGGCAGAGCGGGCTTGCAGAGATTCGCGCTCATCTGGCTGGTAAGCTCTCTGTATTTGCCGGACAGTCCGGTGTCGGTAAGTCATCGCTGCTGAATGCTTTGTTTAGTGAACTTCAGCTTGAAACGGCTCCAATTAGCCATAAGCTTGGCCGGGGGAAGCATACTACACGCCACGTGGAGCTCATTTACTTGCCAGAAGGCGGCTGGGTTGCAGATACACCGGGCTTTAGCTCGCTTGATTTTCATTCGGTGGGAGATATAACCGAGCTTGGGTTGTATTTCAGAGAAATGCGAGAGAGGCTCGGGGAATGCAAATTCCGCGGCTGCCTGCATGTGAACGAGCCGAACTGCGCAGTGCGGCAGGCGGTGGACGTCGGAGAAATCCAGGCGTCCCGTTATGAGCATTACTTGCAATTTTTGCAAGAAATTAAAGAGAGAAAGCCGAGGTATTAG
- the rpe gene encoding ribulose-phosphate 3-epimerase: MVKIAPSILSADFSRLGAEIQEVEQGGAEWLHVDVMDGHFVPNITIGPLVVQAIRPHTKLFMDVHLMIENADLYIPQFAKSGAEMITVHQEACTHLHRTIHLIKEQGVKAGVSLNPATPVSTLEHVLGDIDMVLLMSVNPGFGGQKFIPEVVKKVGQLKAMLIERGLENQVEIQIDGGINAETAPLVVAAGATCLVAGNAVFGKPDRGQAIAAIRDAANKVL; this comes from the coding sequence ATGGTAAAAATCGCGCCTTCGATTTTATCGGCAGACTTTTCCCGCCTGGGAGCGGAGATTCAGGAAGTCGAGCAGGGCGGAGCGGAATGGCTGCATGTCGATGTGATGGACGGTCATTTCGTGCCAAACATTACGATTGGACCGCTTGTTGTGCAAGCGATTCGTCCGCATACGAAACTGTTTATGGATGTACATTTGATGATCGAAAATGCTGATCTGTACATTCCGCAGTTTGCCAAAAGTGGAGCCGAGATGATTACGGTGCATCAGGAAGCATGCACGCACCTGCATCGCACGATCCATCTTATTAAAGAGCAGGGAGTAAAAGCGGGTGTATCGCTGAATCCTGCTACGCCAGTATCAACGCTTGAGCATGTACTTGGTGATATTGATATGGTATTGCTTATGTCGGTGAACCCGGGCTTTGGTGGACAGAAGTTCATTCCAGAAGTCGTAAAGAAAGTCGGTCAGCTCAAAGCGATGCTCATTGAGCGCGGGCTGGAGAATCAAGTAGAAATCCAAATTGATGGTGGCATCAATGCCGAAACAGCGCCGCTTGTGGTGGCCGCGGGGGCAACGTGCCTCGTAGCAGGGAATGCGGTATTTGGCAAACCGGATAGAGGGCAGGCGATTGCTGCCATTCGCGATGCGGCGAATAAGGTGCTGTAG
- the spoVM gene encoding stage V sporulation protein SpoVM: MRFYTIKLPKFLGGLIRILLGGKK, encoded by the coding sequence ATGCGGTTTTATACCATTAAGCTGCCGAAATTTCTGGGGGGACTCATTCGTATACTTCTTGGCGGAAAAAAGTGA